A DNA window from Candidatus Ancaeobacter aquaticus contains the following coding sequences:
- a CDS encoding RecQ family ATP-dependent DNA helicase codes for MLLKTSRQGRYAGRQFYGCPNWRTTCRGVIVNIGDDEQPQVAGEQLLESQDKLTRPPVILNARERFETYRSLFFQNIAVAKELLDLINKGEIARDQVGFYGQWRVDFPESITSEVSARDRQVLLAAKKILTRGRLTLLSPTLEASLRNAFSPCEFDASNIDLMHYLALINPNQNTTAQFDGKAQSIFSNKTPEKYFYEDVLHKYLGPYYKKFVIPQVQFFSLVGDQNSADPFVYQQADFLITTPTKSFIVEIDDPGHDSHQSRDDNRNMLLQNKGFQSIRITNQELADDAGVNFQELINALDGSKIEIINSISATDKYLLAIKLAYQFQMTVIEALIAGSLPLNQGKVTIYFDSNSVTFEKHETDIIIEAAMADLLELMHNFCALYGVDNDFSNISATVTTQPSAVDGVIITFDENQCTKGARFVIQDITFPYTIAHSEERTSGIQIVEPQETILQYFLHYIFRFETFLEGQFEAILRALEGKDAVVLLPTGAGKSIAFQLASLVLPGVTVVIDPITALIDDQKENLFRCGIDRVEGITSQTEGPIRSQLIQAFSRGEYIFCYVAPERLQSDEYRNNLKALTVNVPIALIAIDEAHCVSEWGHDFRTAYLNIGRTTREYCKSHGRVPPLLALTGTASNAVLRDVLRELQIKDFEAIITPETFNRKELHFGVFECKSDQKANVMRSVFQQYLPNVLFSSFGSFYRIQNEKTNCGIVFCPWAGGSYGVVENTRVLSMLGVEVRYYSGKKPKGLSAGINWAQLKRQNASDFKNNKYPILVATKSFGMGIDKPNIRYTIHIGLPSSIESFYQEAGRAGRDRKTAQSILLLSNDFKERTKKLLHPDATIDELNNIIEKERDWDTDDDVTRALWFHLNAFRGVDKELTDIHNIMKGIGDFETARKVNIVFKNNNRGNIEKGVHRLLLLGVVSDYTIDYPAKDFCLVLSGVTKDQVIEHFCRYVEGYNRGRVAQEYIKILEYKDLPFTDFVQQAAKILIGFIYDTIEKGRRRAFREILSMAEAAVSAGSNQDDFIRDRILRYLETTYSEEIQQVLDDVGSFTNLKIIFDGGVIAESGEAIGGVRSPRDSAEIRGQVSRYLESYPDHPGLLMLRALSETYCINPDYELAFQNIEAACDFAVSKYRIPKNTLYDILTWLLGRIYNRSTLIYDDYVVLLIESLDDREFLKALINNGDADENMIFVPAVCLFNQISNKAVQIFNS; via the coding sequence ATGTTATTAAAAACATCGCGACAGGGCCGTTATGCTGGTCGACAATTTTATGGTTGTCCAAACTGGAGAACTACATGTAGGGGAGTTATTGTTAATATTGGAGATGATGAACAGCCGCAGGTTGCTGGAGAACAGCTACTCGAGTCACAAGACAAGCTTACTCGCCCGCCCGTTATATTGAATGCGCGAGAACGATTTGAGACCTACCGTTCCCTTTTTTTCCAGAATATAGCAGTTGCAAAAGAGTTGCTGGATCTTATTAATAAAGGCGAGATTGCTAGAGACCAGGTTGGGTTTTATGGGCAGTGGCGCGTTGATTTTCCTGAATCAATAACAAGCGAAGTGTCAGCAAGGGATAGGCAAGTATTACTTGCTGCTAAAAAGATATTAACGCGCGGAAGACTTACGCTTCTATCTCCCACTCTTGAAGCAAGCTTGCGGAATGCATTTTCTCCATGCGAGTTTGATGCTTCAAATATAGATCTAATGCACTATCTCGCTTTAATTAATCCAAACCAGAATACCACGGCACAGTTTGATGGAAAAGCACAATCGATATTTAGCAACAAAACGCCGGAGAAGTATTTTTATGAAGATGTTTTACATAAGTATTTGGGGCCCTACTATAAGAAATTTGTCATACCGCAGGTGCAGTTTTTTAGCTTGGTGGGGGATCAGAATAGTGCAGACCCGTTTGTTTATCAGCAAGCTGATTTTCTAATTACAACCCCAACAAAATCGTTCATTGTTGAGATAGACGATCCAGGACATGATAGCCATCAATCCCGTGATGACAACCGAAACATGCTCTTGCAAAATAAAGGTTTTCAATCTATCAGAATTACCAATCAAGAATTAGCGGACGATGCCGGTGTTAATTTCCAAGAACTTATCAATGCGCTTGACGGTAGTAAAATAGAAATAATTAATTCTATTTCCGCTACTGATAAATATTTGCTTGCAATCAAGCTGGCTTATCAATTTCAAATGACGGTTATTGAGGCCTTAATTGCTGGCTCGTTGCCACTTAATCAAGGCAAAGTAACCATTTATTTTGACTCTAATTCGGTAACATTTGAGAAACATGAAACCGATATAATTATAGAAGCAGCTATGGCTGACTTATTGGAACTAATGCACAACTTTTGTGCGCTTTATGGCGTGGACAATGACTTTAGTAATATATCTGCTACTGTTACTACGCAGCCTAGTGCAGTGGATGGTGTGATAATTACTTTTGATGAAAATCAATGCACGAAAGGTGCTCGTTTTGTGATTCAGGATATCACGTTTCCTTATACTATTGCGCATAGCGAGGAAAGAACCTCTGGTATTCAGATTGTCGAACCACAGGAGACAATATTACAATACTTCTTACACTATATATTTAGATTTGAAACTTTTCTTGAGGGGCAGTTTGAGGCAATTCTTAGGGCTTTAGAAGGAAAGGACGCAGTAGTTTTGCTTCCTACCGGAGCAGGTAAATCAATAGCTTTTCAATTAGCGTCTTTGGTTTTACCTGGTGTAACGGTTGTAATTGATCCCATTACTGCATTGATTGATGACCAAAAAGAGAATCTATTTCGTTGCGGTATAGATAGAGTCGAGGGAATTACCAGTCAGACTGAGGGACCTATTCGTTCACAGTTAATTCAAGCGTTTTCTAGGGGAGAATATATATTTTGTTATGTTGCCCCCGAACGATTACAGAGTGATGAATATCGCAATAACCTTAAAGCGCTAACAGTTAATGTTCCCATTGCATTGATCGCAATTGATGAGGCACATTGCGTTTCCGAATGGGGTCACGATTTTCGCACGGCATATTTAAATATTGGGAGAACAACTAGAGAGTATTGTAAATCACATGGAAGAGTACCTCCACTATTGGCGCTTACAGGGACAGCTTCAAACGCTGTATTACGCGATGTATTGCGTGAGTTGCAAATAAAAGATTTTGAGGCAATTATAACCCCAGAAACCTTTAATAGAAAAGAACTGCATTTTGGAGTGTTTGAATGTAAATCAGATCAAAAAGCAAATGTTATGCGTTCGGTGTTTCAACAGTATCTTCCAAATGTATTGTTTTCATCATTCGGAAGTTTCTATCGCATACAAAATGAAAAAACAAATTGCGGCATAGTATTCTGCCCTTGGGCGGGTGGTTCTTACGGAGTTGTTGAAAACACACGAGTGCTTTCAATGCTTGGTGTGGAAGTAAGATATTATAGTGGAAAAAAACCTAAAGGATTATCTGCTGGAATAAATTGGGCACAATTGAAACGTCAAAATGCAAGCGATTTTAAAAACAACAAATATCCGATCCTAGTTGCGACAAAATCATTTGGCATGGGGATAGACAAACCCAATATTAGATATACCATTCACATTGGCCTTCCCAGTTCTATAGAATCTTTTTATCAAGAAGCTGGGCGAGCTGGACGTGATAGGAAAACTGCCCAGAGTATTTTGCTCCTTTCAAATGATTTCAAAGAAAGGACAAAGAAACTATTGCATCCGGATGCTACCATTGACGAGCTCAATAATATAATAGAAAAAGAGCGTGACTGGGATACCGATGACGATGTTACTCGCGCGCTTTGGTTTCATTTGAATGCATTCCGTGGCGTAGATAAAGAACTCACCGATATTCATAACATAATGAAAGGAATTGGTGATTTTGAGACGGCAAGAAAAGTAAATATAGTATTTAAGAACAATAATCGAGGAAATATTGAGAAAGGCGTACACCGCCTGCTGTTGCTTGGTGTTGTTAGTGATTACACAATTGATTATCCTGCGAAAGATTTTTGCCTTGTACTTTCTGGTGTGACCAAGGATCAAGTCATCGAGCATTTTTGTCGTTATGTTGAGGGGTATAATCGGGGGCGTGTAGCACAAGAATATATCAAAATCCTAGAGTATAAGGATTTACCTTTTACCGATTTTGTTCAGCAGGCGGCAAAAATTCTTATTGGTTTCATCTATGACACAATTGAGAAAGGCCGCAGGCGCGCATTTCGTGAGATTCTTTCCATGGCGGAGGCGGCAGTTTCAGCTGGTAGTAATCAGGACGATTTCATAAGGGATAGGATACTGCGCTATCTCGAAACAACATACTCGGAAGAAATTCAACAAGTATTGGATGATGTTGGCTCTTTCACAAATCTCAAAATTATTTTTGATGGTGGGGTTATAGCAGAGTCAGGAGAAGCAATTGGGGGAGTGAGGTCTCCTCGTGACTCTGCGGAAATTCGTGGTCAGGTTTCAAGGTATCTTGAATCATACCCGGATCATCCAGGGTTGCTTATGTTGCGTGCTCTTTCCGAAACATATTGCATTAATCCGGATTATGAACTTGCATTTCAGAATATTGAAGCGGCGTGTGATTTTGCGGTTTCTAAATATCGGATTCCAAAAAATACACTCTATGATATTTTGACATGGTTGTTGGGGAGGATTTACAATCGCAGCACTTTGATATATGATGATTATGTAGTATTGTTAATTGAATCATTAGATGACCGTGAGTTTTTAAAGGCCTTAATCAACAACGGAGACGCTGATGAAAATATGATATTTGTTCCAGCAGTTTGTTTGTTTAATCAGATTTCCAATAAAGCAGTACAAATCTTTAATTCATAG
- a CDS encoding serine/threonine-protein kinase: MNQDNNSNDQDKTVYLDNINKDQKSLIGSRLGEFEITREINRGGMGVVYEAYQKNLKRSAAVKVLPKSFANQKTFVDRFHKEAEVLGSLSHPHIVPIYNFGAVNDIYYFAMEYIKGPTLSEVLTHKKTLTQVVDESEAINIIKQVALGINYAHHKGIIHRDIKPGNILMDESGRARIADFGLVKLQALGAGKDTTPLMGTPLYMSPEQAQGREIDYRSDIYSLGCVLYELLTNTPPFVDKTLKQLIRKIENDNPAPPVSLAPSTPLLLNNIVLKMIEKNPDHRYQSLDEFLTIIDRYEKGLLHIDLPRENEDTPKKTKKKSSKHSVPYIIIAGIIIVGISVYFFVVPAIKNIYYKEWAEMKLNIADNYRNNRLYKPALKIYEKIVRKVPTSTSGKAAQKKIEAIRKRMN; this comes from the coding sequence ATGAATCAGGATAACAATTCAAATGATCAGGATAAAACCGTTTATTTGGATAATATTAATAAAGACCAGAAATCCCTTATCGGCTCACGGTTAGGTGAATTTGAAATAACGAGAGAGATTAACCGGGGGGGTATGGGCGTCGTGTATGAAGCGTACCAAAAAAACTTGAAAAGGTCCGCCGCAGTAAAAGTTCTCCCTAAATCTTTCGCCAATCAAAAAACGTTTGTCGACCGTTTTCACAAAGAAGCTGAAGTGCTTGGTTCGCTATCCCACCCACATATCGTGCCAATTTACAACTTCGGTGCCGTAAATGACATCTATTACTTTGCAATGGAATACATTAAAGGCCCCACACTTTCAGAAGTGCTAACACATAAGAAAACACTCACGCAAGTCGTTGATGAATCTGAAGCAATTAACATAATAAAGCAAGTCGCGTTAGGCATCAATTACGCTCACCATAAAGGCATTATACATCGAGATATTAAACCGGGAAACATCTTGATGGATGAAAGCGGTAGAGCCCGCATTGCAGATTTTGGTTTGGTAAAACTGCAGGCACTTGGCGCCGGAAAAGATACAACTCCGCTTATGGGAACGCCGCTGTATATGTCCCCCGAACAAGCACAAGGACGTGAAATTGACTACCGGAGCGATATATATTCACTTGGCTGTGTGTTATATGAACTTTTGACTAACACACCACCGTTTGTCGATAAAACGCTTAAACAGCTTATACGAAAAATTGAAAACGATAACCCCGCGCCGCCCGTATCACTCGCTCCCTCAACACCTTTGCTTCTTAATAATATCGTACTCAAAATGATCGAGAAGAATCCTGATCATAGATATCAATCACTTGATGAATTTCTCACTATCATTGATCGGTACGAAAAAGGCCTCTTGCACATTGATCTTCCAAGAGAAAATGAGGACACACCGAAAAAAACAAAGAAAAAATCCTCAAAGCATTCAGTTCCTTATATAATTATTGCCGGAATCATCATAGTCGGAATCAGCGTATATTTTTTCGTTGTTCCAGCTATAAAAAACATTTACTACAAAGAATGGGCAGAGATGAAACTTAACATTGCCGATAATTATAGAAACAACAGACTATATAAGCCCGCACTTAAGATCTATGAAAAAATAGTAAGAAAGGTACCCACAAGCACATCAGGAAAAGCGGCTCAGAAGAAAATAGAAGCTATTCGGAAAAGGATGAATTAA
- the gap gene encoding type I glyceraldehyde-3-phosphate dehydrogenase: MAVKIGINGFGRIGRLALKAGLASKDLEFVAVNDLTDTKTIAHLFKYDSTFGTFDGTVEAKEDAIVINGKEVKVFSQRDPAQIPWADLGVDIVIESTGIFTDATKAKAHMAGGSVKKVIISAPAKNEDITIVMGVNDQKYDPASHNIISNASCTTNCLGPVSKVLLDNFGIVKGIMTTIHSFTNDQVTLDFPHKDLRRARTATASMIPTRTGAAAAIGLVLPELKGKMDGIAIRVPTPNVSLVDLTVETEKDTTIEEVNAALREGTKAMPKALQVCDEPLVSRDFLHNPVSSIVDALSTKVVGGNMVKVYSWYDNEWAYSCRIIDLCEMIISKM, translated from the coding sequence ATGGCGGTAAAAATTGGAATTAATGGTTTTGGTCGTATCGGAAGACTTGCTTTAAAGGCAGGGTTAGCTTCAAAAGATTTAGAGTTTGTAGCAGTAAATGATTTAACGGATACAAAGACAATCGCACACCTTTTTAAGTATGATTCAACATTTGGAACTTTTGATGGTACTGTAGAAGCAAAAGAAGACGCGATAGTTATTAACGGTAAAGAAGTAAAAGTATTTTCTCAGAGAGATCCGGCACAAATTCCTTGGGCTGATCTCGGAGTTGATATAGTTATAGAATCAACCGGTATATTCACTGATGCGACGAAGGCAAAGGCCCACATGGCTGGTGGTAGCGTGAAAAAAGTTATAATTAGCGCGCCTGCAAAGAATGAAGATATCACAATTGTTATGGGTGTAAACGACCAGAAGTATGATCCGGCTTCTCATAACATTATTTCTAACGCGTCATGTACGACAAATTGTTTAGGGCCGGTATCAAAGGTGCTACTAGATAATTTCGGTATTGTTAAGGGCATTATGACGACTATTCATTCGTTTACCAATGATCAGGTAACACTTGATTTCCCTCATAAGGATCTTCGCAGAGCCAGAACAGCTACAGCAAGCATGATTCCGACAAGAACAGGTGCTGCAGCTGCAATAGGATTGGTTTTACCTGAGTTAAAAGGTAAAATGGACGGTATTGCAATCAGAGTACCGACACCGAATGTATCACTTGTTGACCTTACCGTTGAAACTGAAAAAGATACAACGATTGAAGAAGTAAATGCAGCTTTGAGAGAAGGCACAAAAGCTATGCCGAAAGCATTGCAGGTATGTGACGAACCTCTTGTTTCTAGAGATTTTCTGCATAATCCTGTTTCATCAATAGTTGATGCACTTTCAACAAAGGTTGTTGGCGGCAATATGGTTAAAGTGTACAGCTGGTACGATAATGAATGGGCATATTCATGCAGAATAATTGATCTGTGTGAAATGATTATCTCAAAAATGTAA